In Erigeron canadensis isolate Cc75 chromosome 1, C_canadensis_v1, whole genome shotgun sequence, a single window of DNA contains:
- the LOC122595650 gene encoding protein FAR-RED ELONGATED HYPOCOTYL 3-like, with protein sequence MQIVLQLLSDHQYTYQYTTDSKTGCLTNLFFVHPTSLDIWRAFPWIIEIDATYKTNVYNMPLVEIVGVTPTGKTFSIAHALIENEQHATYTWVLQCLRSTLEEGLVVRVALTDRDLALMKAVKDVMPETKLILCRIHIWRNIELHANPSFRSKKDYGLFRHRWINS encoded by the coding sequence ATCGTGCTCCAATTACTATCTGACCATCAGTACACGTATCAGTACACGACGGATAGCAAAACCGGATGTTTGACCAATCTCTTTTTCGTAcatcctacatcacttgacATATGGCGTGCATTTCCTTGGATCATTGAAATAGACGCCACGTATAAAACCAACGTTTACAACATGCCGCTTGTTGAGATTGTGGGTGTCACTCCAACTGGCAAGACATTCAGCATTGCGCACGCACTTATTGAAAATGAGCAACATGCGACATACACATGGGTGTTACAGTGCTTGAGGTCGACGCTCGAAGAAGGCCTCGTCGTGCGTGTGGCACTCACTGATCGGGATCTGGCCCTCATGAAAGCAGTTAAGGATGTGATGCCGGAAACGAAGCTGATACTGTGTAGAATACACATTTGGAGGAATATTGAGTTACATGCCAACCCATCGTTTAGGTCAAAAAAAGATTATGGTTTGTTTAGACACCGGTGGATCAACTCGTAA